A part of Drosophila ananassae strain 14024-0371.13 chromosome 2R, ASM1763931v2, whole genome shotgun sequence genomic DNA contains:
- the LOC6507407 gene encoding UPF0415 protein C7orf25 homolog, whose protein sequence is MEEQEDHENLYREAQKKVELGEELKVALKVFEDIPGVTKVQRKIQQELKFLNKVISTKSVKEHHITSSNFVYYDFLIKTLRLQQGVVDINGVFSLESRDNPLRVDIVANNGFKWVKVIARNSKSVEDAVRGCVSMGARSVLDQAEDYLEASSLHFCMFQKPKIVFYFSNKIEDSLREELLEMGVQTASLDSPDSDVDEYATTSNELNLDVTTLLAYVSALTNGNANWVYKERLLTEQAERERASPLKPLLEKILDGKKLVCCQLAYDAFQNILDIVGGQEERKRAEELMKRVTVYPDVESIPEEFSHIRFTANVNERSLKIFSFGMARQIFTVTSNKAFVRSAKMQGINVPVFVHASVALTEGKQANAKPL, encoded by the exons ATGGAAGAGCAAGAAGATCACGAAAATCTCTACAGAGAAGCACAAAAGAAAGTTGAGCTGGGAGAGGAACTGAAAGTAGCCCTCAAGGTCTTTGAAGATATTCCCGGCGTCACAAAGGTGCAGCGAAAAATCCAACAGGAACTCAAGTTTCTAAATAAG GTTATTTCCACAAAATCTGTTAAGGAGCACCACATAACCAGCAGCAATTTTGTTTACTATGATTTCCTCATTAAAACGCTGCGATTGCAACAAGGTGTCGTGGACATCAATGGGGTTTTCTCACTGGAATCGCGGGATAATCCCCTTCGCGTGGATATTGTAGCCAACAATGGGTTCAAGTGGGTGAAGGTGATAGCCAGGAACTCGAAATCTGTGGAAGATGCCGTCCGTGGATGTGTGAGCATGGGGGCCAGAAGTGTCCTGGATCAAGCGGAGGACTATCTGGAGGCCAGTTCCCTGCACTTTTGCATGTTCCAGAAGCCCAAA ATTGTCTTTTACTTTTCCAACAAAATTGAGGATTCGCTTCGAGAGGAGCTCCTGGAAATGGGCGTGCAAACCGCTTCTCTAGACTCACCGGACAGTGATGTAGATGAATATGCCACAACTTCGAATGAACTGAATCTGGATGTGACCACTCTTTTAGCCTACGTTAGTGCCTTGACGAATGGAAATGCAAATTGGGTATACAAGGAACGATTGCTCACTGAACAAGCTGAAAGAGAACGTGCTTCCCCCTTGAAACCGCTTCTGGAGAAAATACTTGACGGGAAGAAACTTGTCTGCTGCCAACTAGCGTACGATGCCTTCCAGAATATTCTTGACATTGTCGGTGGACAGGAAGAGCGAAAGCGGGCCGAAGAACTGATGAAAAGGGTCACTGTTTATCCGGACGTGGAAAGCATTCCGGAGGAATTCTCCCACATACGCTTCACTGCCAATGTGAACGAGCGAAgtctgaaaatatttagtttcGGCATGGCCCGACAAATTTTTACTGTGACTTCGAATAAGGCTTTTGTAAGATCAGCTAAAATGCAAGGTATTAATGTACCTGTTTTTGTACACGCTTCTGTGGCACTTACCGAGGGCAAACAGGCCAACGCTAAACCACTTTGA
- the LOC6507408 gene encoding uncharacterized protein LOC6507408 — protein sequence MDCAPLNLAHFHERRSERFIRNHRYEEAIKALETSLIYIQDAQKNVCQPKSKEVLDTLTLDFQRKLRQIEIRKTQHGLKLNDFAPLKETSPMLPLRPDNSGSGGLVSAQSVAKAIDKTVQDFDAKFTSTLVNKAHLATSEPQIDTVKYIEPVEGDEEDTFQHRMTGSEDLDLPSLAPLELPSFDYSLFTSSSAPSLASFAVFAESFQK from the exons ATGGACTGCGCTCCtcttaatttg GCCCACTTCCACGAGCGACGTTCGGAGCGGTTTATCCGCAATCATCGCTATGAGGAAGCTATCAAGGCTCTGGAAACATCTTTGATTTACATACAGGATGCCCAGAAGAACGTTTGCCAGCCAAAGTCCAAGGAGGTCCTTGACACTTTAACGCTGGATTTCCAAAGGAAACTTCGTCAGATTGAAATTAGAAAAACTCAACATGGACTGAAGTTGAATGACTTTGCTCCTTTGAAGGAAACCAGCCCCATGCTGCCGCTCCGACCGGACAATAGTGGAAGTGGAGGGCTGGTGTCGGCCCAATCCGTTGCCAAGGCAATTGACAAAACAgttcaggattttgatgccaagTTCACATCTACGCTGGTGAATAAGGCTCACTTGGCCACTTCTGAGCCCCAAATAGATACCGTCAAATATATAGAACCAGTGGAAGGCGACGAAGAGGATACATTTCAGCATCGCATGACTGGCAGCGAGGATCTGGACTTGCCCTCCCTTGCTCCCTTGGAGCTTCCCTCCTTTGACTATAGCCTTTTTACCAGTTCTTCAGCCCCATCACTGGCAAGCTTTGCCGTCTTCGCCGAGAGTTTCCAAAAGTAA
- the LOC6507651 gene encoding protein DPCD, whose product MSYQNWLNYLQSAEKNSMISGRLRKVLYKFPDGQQMAEEYNMDTGIIQRRAWRKCKQLMGEPEWEIELGEEPRQLNWSGNKQTGPGGDADSLAGSEFTVRESNTAPLLTKRVTKKNIEWRIRNMPYALEVYNVTASPEQRAIIVRTTNKKYYKVIPVPDLDRCGVAPAQDNISVHHQFNTLIITYKKPDILCEMEAQVLLLLKNVETETDMDDLLKGLMAK is encoded by the coding sequence ATGTCCTACCAAAACTGGCTGAACTACCTGCAGTCGGCGGAGAAAAACTCCATGATCAGCGGCCGGCTGCGCAAGGTGCTGTACAAGTTTCCGGACGGACAGCAGATGGCCGAGGAGTACAACATGGACACGGGGATCATTCAGCGCCGGGCCTGGCGCAAATGTAAGCAACTGATGGGAGAGCCGGAGTGGGAGATCGAACTGGGAGAAGAGCCGCGACAACTGAATTGGTCGGGAAACAAACAGACTGGACCTGGAGGTGATGCGGATTCCCTAGCCGGAAGCGAGTTTACCGTGAGGGAAAGCAACACAGCTCCTCTGCTCACCAAGAGGGTGACCAAGAAGAACATCGAGTGGCGCATCCGAAACATGCCATACGCCTTGGAGGTGTACAATGTCACCGCTAGCCCGGAACAGCGAGCCATCATTGTACGCACTACCAATAAGAAGTACTACAAGGTGATACCGGTACCAGATTTGGATCGTTGTGGAGTGGCTCCCGCGCAGGATAATATCTCAGTGCACCATCAGTTCAACACCCTAATTATTACATATAAGAAACCAGACATCCTATGCGAAATGGAGGCGCAGGTTTTGCTGTTACTGAAAAATGTAGAAACCGAAACAGACATGGACGATCTGCTGAAGGGCCTAATGGCCAAATAA
- the LOC6507409 gene encoding B-cell receptor-associated protein 31 isoform X2, which yields MSLVWTLIAGFLYAEIALVLLLVLPVASPYRWNRLFKSKFLAMLAQQAHIYFFLIMGVLVLFLLEAIREMRKYSHFEQAGEVHLNVEMQHSMRLFRAQRNFYISGFSIFLVLVIRRLVTLVSAQANLLAQSEASMKQAQSATAAARSLMEDKKTEKAKEAGEDTTLNELSGLRRRVQGLSARIS from the coding sequence ATGAGTTTGGTGTGGACTTTGATCGCCGGCTTTCTCTACGCAGAGATTGCCTTAGTCCTTCTGCTGGTCCTGCCAGTGGCGAGTCCTTACCGATGGAATCGCCTCTTCAAGTCCAAGTTTCTGGCGATGTTAGCCCAGCAGGCGCACATATACTTCTTCCTCATTATGGGAGTGTTGGTGCTCTTCTTGCTGGAGGCCATTCGTGAAATGAGGAAGTACTCGCACTTTGAGCAGGCCGGGGAGGTGCATCTCAACGTGGAGATGCAGCACTCGATGCGCCTCTTCCGTGCTCAGCGCAACTTCTACATTTCTGGATTCTCCATTTTCCTGGTCCTGGTCATCCGGCGACTGGTAACATTGGTTTCTGCCCAGGCCAACCTATTGGCTCAGAGCGAGGCCTCCATGAAACAGGCTCAGAGCGCCACCGCTGCAGCTCGCTCCCTGATGGAGGACAAGAAGACCGAGAAGGCCAAGGAAGCTGGCGAGGACACCACTCTGAACGAG